One genomic window of Punica granatum isolate Tunisia-2019 chromosome 1, ASM765513v2, whole genome shotgun sequence includes the following:
- the LOC116204290 gene encoding proline-rich extensin-like protein EPR1, producing MEEIDPPIPPEEVTPSVSVQSQPPITHAPPLPTPTRMPSGYSSAPSVYLPPSDVSTTSSGVAPPLHVPPPMYMPPTPAPPYSPSSNDVARITVLEGTVNQMAVDVAELMALLKESNVGAISVPTHFPAIVPPLTHVPAVYPVLSPLLSTLPATLPPPPMTVPIMDLAILMPPPTSLPAPGLIYTASLPTILSTTSTHAPAPITKPFPFPTPQPHISLPRQTPLILNIPYYNSGTQAMAAPETPPTFTLPTVETEHERRMKRTEEMIVRTRM from the exons ATGGAGGAAATCGACCCACCGATTCCTCCAGAGGAGGTCACCCCATCAGTTTCAGTGCAGTCTCAACCACCTATTACTCATGCACCGCCGCTGCCAACTCCAACAAGGATGCCATCAGGATATTCGAGTGCACCCTCGGTTTATCTCCCGCCATCAGATGTGTCTACGACATCTTCAGGGGTGGCACCTCCACTACACGTCCCGCCACCAATGTACATGCCACCAACTCCGGCACCTCCATACTCACCATCTTCCAACGACGTTGCGCGCATCACAGTGCTCGAAGGCACGGTCAATCAAATGGCCGTCGACGTGGCCGAGCTTATGGCCCTGCTCAAGG AAAGCAACGTTGGGGCCATCTCTGTGCCGACGCACTTCCCGGCGATTGTTCCACCATTAACACACGTGCCGGCGGTCTATCCGGTTCTTTCTCCTCTCCTGTCAACCCTTCCAGCGACCTTACCTCCTCCGCCAATGACGGTACCGATAATGGATCTAGCTATACTCATGCCTCCCCCGACGTCATTGCCGGCTCCGGGCCTCATCTACACTGCCTCTCTGCCGACGATTCTCTCGACAACAAGCACACATGCTCCTGCTCCCATCACTAAGCCATTCCCCTTCCCAACTCCACAACCCCACATAAGCCTCCCTCGCCAAACTCCATTGATCCTAAATATTCCTTACTATAACTCGGGCACGCAAGCTATGGCCGCCCCTGAAACTCCACCGACATTTACTCTCCCTACTGTGGAGACAGAGCATGAGCGCCGGATGAAAAGAACGGAAGAGATgattgtacggacccgaatgtga